A genomic region of Mus musculus strain C57BL/6J chromosome 7, GRCm38.p6 C57BL/6J contains the following coding sequences:
- the Sdhaf1 gene encoding succinate dehydrogenase assembly factor 1, mitochondrial, whose amino-acid sequence MSRPSRLQRQVLSLYRELLRAGRGTPGAEARVRAEFRQHASLPRTDVLRIEYLYRRGRRQLQLLRSGHATAMGTFVRPRGPAEEPGDATAPGTRLDDGGAPKNSCEDTGARETRSDGR is encoded by the coding sequence ATGAGCCGGCCCAGCCGGTTGCAGAGGCAAGTTCTGAGCCTGTACCGCGAGCTGCTGCGCGCCGGGCGCGGGACGCCGGGCGCCGAGGCGCGGGTGCGGGCCGAGTTCCGGCAGCACGCCAGCCTTCCGCGAACCGACGTGCTGCGTATCGAGTATCTGTATCGCCGGGGTCGGCGCCAGCTACAGCTGCTGCGTTCGGGCCACGCCACGGCCATGGGTACCTTCGTGCGCCCGCGGGGTCCGGCTGAAGAGCCCGGCGACGCGACAGCCCCGGGGACCaggctggatgatggtggtgccCCAAAGAATTCTTGTGAAGATACAGGGGCGCGGGAGACGCGATCCGATGGACGGTGA